The Gammaproteobacteria bacterium genome includes the window TCTTTATCCAAACAAACAATCACAATGTCAACGACTCAAAATAGAATTTCTGTCAGGCGTGCACTTATCAGTGTTTCCGATAAAACCAACCTCAATCAACTAGCTGCTGGCTTGAATGAACTGGGTGTTGAAATGCTTTCAACCGGAGGCACGGCAAAATACCTCAAGCAACTCGGCTATGAAGTGACCGAAGTTTCAGATTACACGGGGTATCCGGAAATGATGGATGGACGAATCAAAACTCTGCATCCGAAAATTCACGGAGCTTTGCTCGGAAGAACCGGAACGGATGATGAAGTAATGCAACAAAACGGCATTGAAGCGATTGATTTGTTGGTTGTGAATCTTTATCCGTTTGAGCAAACCATTAGCAATCAAAACGTCACTCTTGATCAAGCCATTGAGAATATCGACATTGGTGGGCCGGCAATGGTTAGAGCCGCCTCTAAGAATCATGACAGAGTGACAGTCTTGGTTGATCCGGATGATTACGAAGAGTTTATCGACGAGATGACGACCTATTCCGGCATTTCACACGCAAACCGACACATTTTGGCAGCAAAAGCATTTGCTCACACAGCCCGATATGATGGACTTATCGCTAACTATTTGTCATCAACGAAAGATACCGGCGATAAAAATGATTTTCCTCGTTTTTTAACCACTCAATACCGTCATGCAGCTCATTTGCGTTATGGTGAAAATCCTCATCAAAAAGCAGCTTTCTACGTGGATAAAAATCCTCAATCCGGCACTATCGGAGCTACCAAACAAATTCAGGGAAAAGCACTCAGTTATAACAACATTGCCGATGCCGATGCCGCATTGGAATGCGTGAAAGAATTTGACGGAACTCCGGCTTGTGTCATTATCAAACATGCAAACCCTTGCGGAGTGGCGCTCGAATCAAATCTTGAATTGGCCTACTTAAAAGCATTTTCAACCGATCCGACCTCAGCGTTTGGCGGAGTCATTGCATTTAATGAAAAAGTGAATGAGCAATTGGCAACCACTATTTTGGAAAAGCAATTTGTTGAAGTGATTATTGCTCCGGAGTTTAGTAAAAATGCACTTGAAATCTTTTCAGGCAAGAAAAACCTAAGAGTTCTTGAGTGTGGCTACTGGCAAACGGATGAA containing:
- the purH gene encoding bifunctional phosphoribosylaminoimidazolecarboxamide formyltransferase/IMP cyclohydrolase, with the translated sequence MSTTQNRISVRRALISVSDKTNLNQLAAGLNELGVEMLSTGGTAKYLKQLGYEVTEVSDYTGYPEMMDGRIKTLHPKIHGALLGRTGTDDEVMQQNGIEAIDLLVVNLYPFEQTISNQNVTLDQAIENIDIGGPAMVRAASKNHDRVTVLVDPDDYEEFIDEMTTYSGISHANRHILAAKAFAHTARYDGLIANYLSSTKDTGDKNDFPRFLTTQYRHAAHLRYGENPHQKAAFYVDKNPQSGTIGATKQIQGKALSYNNIADADAALECVKEFDGTPACVIIKHANPCGVALESNLELAYLKAFSTDPTSAFGGVIAFNEKVNEQLATTILEKQFVEVIIAPEFSKNALEIFSGKKNLRVLECGYWQTDEQHWLMYKRVNGGMLVQDADTLQLKDEDLTVVSKLQPTEQQLEDMKFTWKIAKRVKSNAIVYGKDLMTIGVGAGQMSRVMSARIANIKAHDAGLKVSGSVMASDAFFPFRDGIDEAAASGIAAVIQPGGSIRDQEVIDAANEHNMVMIFTGIRHFNH